The Calditerricola satsumensis sequence GACCAACGTCGTGACGGCGTTCTGCTTTGCGGCCTTGGTCTTCCTGCTCCTCGTAGCCTTTGGCGAAGCGGGACGCTTCCTGGGCATTGTGCTGCTCATGCTGCAGCTGACGTCCTGCGCCGGTACCTTCCCCCTCGAGATGCAGCCGGCCTTCTTCCAGGCCATCAGCCCCTACCTGCCCATGACGTACGCCGTGGCGGCGATGAAGGCCGCGGTGTCGGCCGGCGACGCGGCGAAGGCGTGGACGGCCCTCAACGTCCTCGGCGCCTTCACCGTCGGGTTCCTCGTGCTGACCGTGTTGGCCGTGACCGCAAAGCGGCGCTCTCTGGCCGGCGAACCGGCGGCCGAAGGATGATGCGTTTGCTTTCCCGCTAGAAAAAACGGGTGGCGGAGCGGTTTCCGCCACCCGTTTTACACATGCGCGCATTTCGGCTCATGCGCCCGCGGCGTCCGTCAGGCCCAGTTTCTTGCGCAATTGTTCCTCCCGATACATCCATCCGATGGCGGCTTCCTTCACGCGGCCGCTTCGGTCAAGGAAGACGGCGGCGACGAGCGGGTAGTGCCCGCCCGCGGTCCGAAAGCGCACGTCCACCCAGCGCACTTCGGTGCCGCCGGCAACCGGGCGCACGCGGGGCACCGCGTAGCGGGTAAAAGACAGGAGCGCCTGCACGAACGGATGCTTCTGCGACGCGCGCACCGCCGGATGGTCCGGGGCCGGGCGGGCAAGGGCGTCCAGCCACGTCAGCCGGCCGTTTCGCCATGCGCCCACGCGCACCGTGTGCCCGTCGTCGGCGAGGACGCTCCAGGCGCCCAGGGAAAAGGTGGGGAGCACGGTGACGCGCGTTCGTGAGTCGCCGATGGCGCGGCGAACGGCCCGCACCACGCGGCGGCGCACGGCCCACCGCCACGCGCAGAAGGCGCCCGTGGCGGCGTAGACGGCGGCAAACAGCGGTCCCGGCGCCAGGCCCGCGGCCCACAGGGCGAGCCCCAGAACGTGCAGGGCAAAGAGAATGGGATCGAAAATCGGCAAAGCGTTCCACGCCACCCAGCGCCGCGAGAAGGGCCAGAGCACCTGCGTTCCGTAGCCGTTCAAGAGGTCGGTCAGCGCGTGAACGAACACGGCGACATAGGTCCAGCCGAGGAGGGACCAAAAGGGCAGCGGCCCGAGGGCCAGCTCCACGCCCCCCCGCGATCAGCCAAGGCCACGCCAGCAGGGCGGGGAGGGAATGGGTGGGCCCGCGGTGGTACCGCACGTACGCGGCCGGTCCGCCGAGGCGCGCCAGGCCGTCGAAATCGGGCGCCTGGGAGCCGATGGAGGTAGCCAGCAGGACGGCCGTGGCGAGGGCCGGCTGGTCGGCCACCGCCGGATCGAGGCGTGCCAAACCGGCGAGGGTGATGCCCATGACGGCGTGGGTGAGAGTGTCCATGGCCATCCCTCCCGTTTCCGTTGCCGATTGTTTTTATTATAATCGAACGCGGCGAACGTAAGGGAGGTCGATCGGCGATGAACCGGACGACGGAGGATGCGCCGCTGCGCGTTTTTGTCGAATACCGGGTGATCCCCGAACGGCGCGAGGAATACGAAGCGCGGATGCGCGCCTGGCAAGATCGCCTCACCCGGCTGCCCGTTGCGGCCTACTCCCGCTACGAGGGGTGGGACCAGCCCCATTTGATGGTGGAAGCGTACCTCGTTCCGGACGAGGCCGCATACCGCTTGCTTAAGGAGCTGCGCACCGG is a genomic window containing:
- a CDS encoding metal-dependent hydrolase, with the protein product MELALGPLPFWSLLGWTYVAVFVHALTDLLNGYGTQVLWPFSRRWVAWNALPIFDPILFALHVLGLALWAAGLAPGPLFAAVYAATGAFCAWRWAVRRRVVRAVRRAIGDSRTRVTVLPTFSLGAWSVLADDGHTVRVGAWRNGRLTWLDALARPAPDHPAVRASQKHPFVQALLSFTRYAVPRVRPVAGGTEVRWVDVRFRTAGGHYPLVAAVFLDRSGRVKEAAIGWMYREEQLRKKLGLTDAAGA